A genomic segment from Nicotiana tabacum cultivar K326 chromosome 7, ASM71507v2, whole genome shotgun sequence encodes:
- the LOC107766097 gene encoding 2-methylene-furan-3-one reductase-like gives MYEEYGPKEVLKLEDFPIPCPQHDQLLVQVKAAALNPIDFKFRQRPVVPLDFPFVPGCDMAGIVVGKGDSVSRFDIGDEVYGNIQNFTTDKIKQLGTLAEFIVVEEELVARKPKNVSFEEAASLPVAFQTAIEGFKTAGFKKGQSVFIVGGAGGVGSLVIQLAKQFYGASFVTATTSTTKVEFVKSLGADKVVDYTKTRYEDIKEKYDLVYDTIGNFFFF, from the exons ATGTATGAAGAGTATGGTCCTAAAGAAGTACTCAAACTAGAAGACTTCCCAATTCCTTGTCCTCAACATGATCAACTACTTGTTCAAGTCAAAGCTGCAGCCTTGAATCCCATTGATTTCAAGTTCCGCCAACGACCCGTTGTCCCTTTAGATTTTCCT TTTGTTCCAGGTTGTGACATGGCAGGTATTGTGGTGGGGAAAGGAGATTCTGTATCAAGATTTGATATAGGTGATGAGGTTTATGGGAACATTCAAAATTTCACCACTGATAAAATAAAGCAGTTGGGAACATTAGCAGAGTTTATTGTAGTTGAGGAGGAATTAGTGGCAAGGAAGCCAAAAAATGTTTCATTTGAGGAAGCAGCAAGCTTGCCTGTGGCATTTCAAACTGCAATTGAAGGCTTCAAAACAGCAGGTTTTAAGAAGGGGCAGAGTGTTTTTATAGTTGGAGGTGCTGGTGGTGTTGGATCTTTGGTTATTCAACTGGCCAAGCAATTTTATGGAGCTTCTTTTGTTACAGCAACTACTAGTACTACCAAAGTGGAGTTCGTCAAAAGTTTGGGAGCTGACAAAGTTGTTGACTATACAAAAACTAGATATGAAGACATTAAGGAGAAATATGACCTTGTCTATGACACCAtaggtaacttcttctttttttaa